Proteins encoded by one window of Salvia splendens isolate huo1 chromosome 14, SspV2, whole genome shotgun sequence:
- the LOC121765253 gene encoding zinc finger protein BRUTUS-like At1g74770 isoform X1, producing the protein MGGEEEWPEPSVAGIRLVDAPILFFVVTHKAFRAELDAVRRVAAEAPEGGAVSGEVIVELSRRLEFLKLVYDYHSVAEDEVIFLALDSQVKNVVRTYSLEHSSIDDGFSCIFNYLDLLMNKEDDVSQMFQDLISSIGTVQTMICHHMHKEEEQVFPLLIEKCSAEEQSHLVWQYMCSVPTILLEEILPWTTFYLSSDEKLDVLHCIKLIVPNERLLQEVIISWIQQESSSSGANSIYGKRHQLLTRLSNRDIQKLYPLQISSDQEQQFKKACSVSKSYVEEPVKGIHIWHAALRRDLNQILEELFHIISSNCSSSVPSVFVQLKFIADILIFYSNSLDKIFCNLSNLEAENSKSSCNPLIDECQIKVLRRLLLYESQGPTQLENSVEMLYQELKSLVRGLGKNLLLLETEVFPSITTSCTIEMQMWLLQACLYMMPLGLLRCTVTWFSSHLTENQSKSIIKSVELGCPAISKTFTSLLCEWVRIGYSGKFSAEKFRENLEEMFNGRSFYLAEQNRQKTVFSDWMFNTNSTTKIKMCADFPSSPASEDTGEHDTFNPSEMNIRIFFSQKFKRMPQLHRTLVEADHATSSTLKSRPMDAVFYFHRGLIKDLEYLVSLSAKLAADVGFLTEFKKRLKLLRTIYQIHSDSEDGIAFPALESKGALRNISHSYSIDHKLEFKYFTKTSIILEEVSELHDQLGSNETRARLDKLFLEIHHTCLSMCKVLCDHMYREEVEIFPLFSESFSIDEEEKIIGHMLGRTRAEMLKTVITWLMAHLTSVEQHAMMSIWLKVARNTKFDEWLREWWEGMTEHTVSTVEEGSRPPDDPLEVVSMYLLKDGAQMKINHNRETSGGKDEFQSQDLSLYQDETDKKKLNETDAICHDVAEVTSTECHKLSHKEHPLSMNQEELDAALRRVSQDPNLDSQKKTYLMQNLQVSQWTIMQKMHSQDSVGNHEGDIPGQSPSYRDPLGAIFGCKHYKRNCKLLAPCCDKLYTCIRCHDDLTDHSVDRKAIMKMMCMKCMVIQPIGQKCMSQSCNGFSMGRYYCRICKLFDDGRQIYHCPFCNLCRVGRGLGVDYFHCMKCNACMGKGLVVHICREKCLEDNCPICHEYIFTSNSPVKALQCGHLMHSSCFKDYTCSHYTCPICSKSLGDMQVYFRMLDALLSEHQIPEDSGRTQLILCNDCEQRGTTSFHWLHHKCSYCGSYNTRII; encoded by the exons ATGGGCGGCGAGGAGGAATGGCCGGAGCCTTCGGTTGCCGGAATTAGATTAGTTGACGCGCCAATTCTTTTCTTTGTCGTCACTCACAAGGCTTTCCGCGCGGAGCTCGATGCCGTCCGCCGTGTGGCGGCGGAGGCCCCCGAGGGCGGCGCTGTCAGCGGCGAAGTCATCGTTGAGCTTAGCCGGAGGCTCGAGTTTTTGAAGCTTGTGTATGATTACCACAGTGTTGCCGAAGACGAG GTTATCTTTCTGGCGTTAGATTCTCAAGTAAAGAATGTAGTACGGACATATTCCCTTGAACATAGCTCTATTGATGATGGCTTCAGTTGCATATTCAACTACTTGGATCTCTTGATGAACAAAGAAGACGATGTATCTCAGATGTTTCAAGATCTTATTTCTTCGATTGGTACTGTGCAGACCATGATTTGTCATCACATGCATAAAGAAGAGGAGCAG GTTTTTCCTTTGCTGATTGAGAAATGCTCGGCCGAAGAGCAGTCTCACCTCGTCTGGCAGTATATGTGCAGTGTTCCCACTATACTACTGGAGGAAATTTTACCATGGACTACTTTTTATCTTAGTTCAGATGAAAAACTAGATGTCCTACATTGCATAAAGCTTATTGTGCCTAATGAAAGACTACTTCAGGAG GTAATCATTTCCTGGATTCAGCAGGAGAGTTCTTCGTCGGGTGCCAACAGCATATATGGAAAGAGGCATCAACTTCTAACTAGACTATCCAATAGGGACATACAAAAGCTATATCCACTTCAGATTTCCTCTGACCAAGAACAGCAATTCAAGAAAGCATGTTCGGTCAGTAAGAGTTATGTGGAGGAACCCGTCAAAGGTATTCATATTTGGCATGCTGCTCTGAGAAGAGATCTCAATCAAATTCTTGAAGAATTGTTCCATATAATAAGCTCAAACTGTTCCTCAAGTGTGCCTTCAGTTTTTGTCCAGCTCAAATTCATTGCAGATATCTTGATCTTCTATAG CAATTCTTTGGACAAAATATTCTGTAATTTGTCAAATCTTGAGGCCGAGAATAGCAAATCTTCGTGCAATCCACTTATAGATGAATGCCAGATTAAAGTTCTCCGAAGGTTGCTGCTCTATGAATCTCAAGGTCCGACACAACTAGAAAACTCTGTGGAGATGCTTTATCAGGAACTGAAATCCCTTGTAAGAGGGCTGGGAAAAAACTTGTTGCTTCTTGAAACTGAG GTTTTCCCATCCATTACCACAAGTTGCACCATTGAAATGCAAATGTGGTTGCTCCAGGCATGCCTTTATATGATGCCACTCGGGCTGCTAAGGTGCACTGTTACTTGGTTCTCGTCTCATTTAACTGAGAACCAGTCAAAATCTATTATAAAGAGCGTAGAGCTTGGATGTCCAGCAATAAGTAAAACCTTTACTTCTCTACTATGTGAATGGGTCCGCATTGGTTATTCAGGTAAATTCTCAGCTGAAAAATTTAGGGAAAATCTGGAAGAAATGTTCAATGGCAGAAGCTTCTACTTGGCTGAGCAAAATAGACAGAAAACTGTATTCTCTGATTGGATGTTCAACACAAATTCAACAACAAAGATAAAGATGTGTGCTGACTTCCCGTCTTCTCCTGCCTCTGAGGATACAGGAGAGCATGACACATTTAATCCAAGTGAGATGAACATCCGCATATTCTTTTCTCAGAAGTTCAAAAGAATGCCACAACTTCACAGAACTCTTGTGGAAGCTGACCATGCTACTTCCTCGACTCTCAAATCTAGGCCCATGGATGCTgttttttatttccatagagGTCTAATAAAAGATCTGGAGTACCTTGTCAGCTTATCAGCTAAGCTGGCTGCAGATGTCGGATTTCTCACTGAGTTTAAGAAGCGCCTCAAGCTTTTGCGTACCATCTATCAAATTCATAGTGACTCGGAAGATGGCATTGCTTTTCCGGCTCTGGAGTCAAAGGGAGCACTTCGAAACATAAGCCACTCCTACAGCATCGACCATAAGTTGGAATTCAAATATTTCACAAAAACTTCCATAATCCTGGAGGAGGTGTCTGAATTGCATGATCAGCTCGGAAGCAATGAGACTAGAGCGCGGCTGGACAAGTTGTTTCTGGAAATCCATCATACATGCCTGTCTATGTGTAAGGTACTATGTGATCACATGTATCGTGAAGAAGTTGAGATTTTTCCTTTGTTTAGTGAAAGCTTCTCcattgatgaagaagaaaagatCATAGGCCATATGCTAGGGAGGACGAGAGCAGAGATGCTGAAGACAGTAATAACCTGGCTAATGGCTCATCTAACTTCTGTTGAACAGCATGCCATGATGTCTATATGGCTCAAGGTTGCTAGAAACACGAAGTTCGATGAATGGCTACGAGAATGGTGGGAGGGTATGACGGAACATACTGTATCCACAGTAGAAGAGGGATCCAGACCTCCCGATGACCCCCTGGAAGTTGTCTCGATGTATCTGCTGAAAGATGGTgctcaaatgaaaataaatcatAACAGAGAGACCAGCGGGGGGAAGGATGAATTCCAGTCTCAAGATCTAAGCCTATATCAAGATGAGACTGACAAAAAGAAACTCAATGAAACGGACGCGATATGCCATGATGTAGCAGAGGTAACTAGTACAGAATGTCACAAATTGAGCCACAAGGAGCACCCTCTAAGCATGAATCAGGAGGAGCTGGATGCAGCGCTAAGAAGGGTATCTCAGGACCCTAATCTGGATTCTCAAAAGAAAACATATTTAATGCAGAATTTGCAAGTGAG CCAATGGACTATAATGCAAAAGATGCACAGCCAGGATTCTGTGGGGAATCATGAGGGAGATATCCCAGGTCAAAGTCCTTCTTATCGAGATCCTCTTGGAGCAATTTTTGGTTGCAAGCACTATAAGAGAAACTGTAAGCTTCTCGCTCCATGTTGCGATAAGCTCTACACGTGCATACGTTGCCATGATGACCTAACAGACCATTCAGTGGACAG GAAAGCTATAATGAAAATGATGTGCATGAAATGTATGGTAATTCAGCCAATTGGGCAGAAATGTATGAGCCAATCTTGCAATGGCTTCTCCATGGGAAGATACTATTGCAGGATTTGCAAATTGTTTGATGATGGACG GCAAATATACCATTGCCCTTTCTGCAACTTGTGCCGGGTTGGGAGGGGACTGGGTGTTGATTATTTCCACTGTATGAAATGCAATGCTTGTATGGGGAAGGGTCTCGTTGTACATATATGTAGAGAGAAGTGCCTGGAGGATAACTGTCCGATTTGCCACGAGTACATCTTTACATCAAACTCTCCAGTCAAGGCACTTCAATGTGGTCATTTGATGCATTCATCGTGTTTTAAG GACTACACTTGCTCTCACTATACTTGCCCTATCTGTAGCAAGTCACTTGGTGACATGCAG GTGTACTTCCGGATGTTAGACGCTCTGTTATCAGAACACCAAATCCCAGAAGATTCTGGTCGGACTCAG CTTATATTATGCAATGACTGTGAACAAAGAGGAACGACCTCATTTCATTGGCTTCACCACAAGTGCTCATATTGTGGTTCATACAACACGAGGATTATCTGA
- the LOC121765253 gene encoding zinc finger protein BRUTUS-like At1g18910 isoform X2, giving the protein MGGEEEWPEPSVAGIRLVDAPILFFVVTHKAFRAELDAVRRVAAEAPEGGAVSGEVIVELSRRLEFLKLVYDYHSVAEDEVIFLALDSQVKNVVRTYSLEHSSIDDGFSCIFNYLDLLMNKEDDVSQMFQDLISSIGTVQTMICHHMHKEEEQVFPLLIEKCSAEEQSHLVWQYMCSVPTILLEEILPWTTFYLSSDEKLDVLHCIKLIVPNERLLQEVIISWIQQESSSSGANSIYGKRHQLLTRLSNRDIQKLYPLQISSDQEQQFKKACSVSKSYVEEPVKGIHIWHAALRRDLNQILEELFHIISSNCSSSVPSVFVQLKFIADILIFYSNSLDKIFCNLSNLEAENSKSSCNPLIDECQIKVLRRLLLYESQGPTQLENSVEMLYQELKSLVRGLGKNLLLLETEVFPSITTSCTIEMQMWLLQACLYMMPLGLLRCTVTWFSSHLTENQSKSIIKSVELGCPAISKTFTSLLCEWVRIGYSGKFSAEKFRENLEEMFNGRSFYLAEQNRQKTVFSDWMFNTNSTTKIKMCADFPSSPASEDTGEHDTFNPSEMNIRIFFSQKFKRMPQLHRTLVEADHATSSTLKSRPMDAVFYFHRGLIKDLEYLVSLSAKLAADVGFLTEFKKRLKLLRTIYQIHSDSEDGIAFPALESKGALRNISHSYSIDHKLEFKYFTKTSIILEEVSELHDQLGSNETRARLDKLFLEIHHTCLSMCKHAMMSIWLKVARNTKFDEWLREWWEGMTEHTVSTVEEGSRPPDDPLEVVSMYLLKDGAQMKINHNRETSGGKDEFQSQDLSLYQDETDKKKLNETDAICHDVAEVTSTECHKLSHKEHPLSMNQEELDAALRRVSQDPNLDSQKKTYLMQNLQVSQWTIMQKMHSQDSVGNHEGDIPGQSPSYRDPLGAIFGCKHYKRNCKLLAPCCDKLYTCIRCHDDLTDHSVDRKAIMKMMCMKCMVIQPIGQKCMSQSCNGFSMGRYYCRICKLFDDGRQIYHCPFCNLCRVGRGLGVDYFHCMKCNACMGKGLVVHICREKCLEDNCPICHEYIFTSNSPVKALQCGHLMHSSCFKDYTCSHYTCPICSKSLGDMQVYFRMLDALLSEHQIPEDSGRTQLILCNDCEQRGTTSFHWLHHKCSYCGSYNTRII; this is encoded by the exons ATGGGCGGCGAGGAGGAATGGCCGGAGCCTTCGGTTGCCGGAATTAGATTAGTTGACGCGCCAATTCTTTTCTTTGTCGTCACTCACAAGGCTTTCCGCGCGGAGCTCGATGCCGTCCGCCGTGTGGCGGCGGAGGCCCCCGAGGGCGGCGCTGTCAGCGGCGAAGTCATCGTTGAGCTTAGCCGGAGGCTCGAGTTTTTGAAGCTTGTGTATGATTACCACAGTGTTGCCGAAGACGAG GTTATCTTTCTGGCGTTAGATTCTCAAGTAAAGAATGTAGTACGGACATATTCCCTTGAACATAGCTCTATTGATGATGGCTTCAGTTGCATATTCAACTACTTGGATCTCTTGATGAACAAAGAAGACGATGTATCTCAGATGTTTCAAGATCTTATTTCTTCGATTGGTACTGTGCAGACCATGATTTGTCATCACATGCATAAAGAAGAGGAGCAG GTTTTTCCTTTGCTGATTGAGAAATGCTCGGCCGAAGAGCAGTCTCACCTCGTCTGGCAGTATATGTGCAGTGTTCCCACTATACTACTGGAGGAAATTTTACCATGGACTACTTTTTATCTTAGTTCAGATGAAAAACTAGATGTCCTACATTGCATAAAGCTTATTGTGCCTAATGAAAGACTACTTCAGGAG GTAATCATTTCCTGGATTCAGCAGGAGAGTTCTTCGTCGGGTGCCAACAGCATATATGGAAAGAGGCATCAACTTCTAACTAGACTATCCAATAGGGACATACAAAAGCTATATCCACTTCAGATTTCCTCTGACCAAGAACAGCAATTCAAGAAAGCATGTTCGGTCAGTAAGAGTTATGTGGAGGAACCCGTCAAAGGTATTCATATTTGGCATGCTGCTCTGAGAAGAGATCTCAATCAAATTCTTGAAGAATTGTTCCATATAATAAGCTCAAACTGTTCCTCAAGTGTGCCTTCAGTTTTTGTCCAGCTCAAATTCATTGCAGATATCTTGATCTTCTATAG CAATTCTTTGGACAAAATATTCTGTAATTTGTCAAATCTTGAGGCCGAGAATAGCAAATCTTCGTGCAATCCACTTATAGATGAATGCCAGATTAAAGTTCTCCGAAGGTTGCTGCTCTATGAATCTCAAGGTCCGACACAACTAGAAAACTCTGTGGAGATGCTTTATCAGGAACTGAAATCCCTTGTAAGAGGGCTGGGAAAAAACTTGTTGCTTCTTGAAACTGAG GTTTTCCCATCCATTACCACAAGTTGCACCATTGAAATGCAAATGTGGTTGCTCCAGGCATGCCTTTATATGATGCCACTCGGGCTGCTAAGGTGCACTGTTACTTGGTTCTCGTCTCATTTAACTGAGAACCAGTCAAAATCTATTATAAAGAGCGTAGAGCTTGGATGTCCAGCAATAAGTAAAACCTTTACTTCTCTACTATGTGAATGGGTCCGCATTGGTTATTCAGGTAAATTCTCAGCTGAAAAATTTAGGGAAAATCTGGAAGAAATGTTCAATGGCAGAAGCTTCTACTTGGCTGAGCAAAATAGACAGAAAACTGTATTCTCTGATTGGATGTTCAACACAAATTCAACAACAAAGATAAAGATGTGTGCTGACTTCCCGTCTTCTCCTGCCTCTGAGGATACAGGAGAGCATGACACATTTAATCCAAGTGAGATGAACATCCGCATATTCTTTTCTCAGAAGTTCAAAAGAATGCCACAACTTCACAGAACTCTTGTGGAAGCTGACCATGCTACTTCCTCGACTCTCAAATCTAGGCCCATGGATGCTgttttttatttccatagagGTCTAATAAAAGATCTGGAGTACCTTGTCAGCTTATCAGCTAAGCTGGCTGCAGATGTCGGATTTCTCACTGAGTTTAAGAAGCGCCTCAAGCTTTTGCGTACCATCTATCAAATTCATAGTGACTCGGAAGATGGCATTGCTTTTCCGGCTCTGGAGTCAAAGGGAGCACTTCGAAACATAAGCCACTCCTACAGCATCGACCATAAGTTGGAATTCAAATATTTCACAAAAACTTCCATAATCCTGGAGGAGGTGTCTGAATTGCATGATCAGCTCGGAAGCAATGAGACTAGAGCGCGGCTGGACAAGTTGTTTCTGGAAATCCATCATACATGCCTGTCTATGTGTAAG CATGCCATGATGTCTATATGGCTCAAGGTTGCTAGAAACACGAAGTTCGATGAATGGCTACGAGAATGGTGGGAGGGTATGACGGAACATACTGTATCCACAGTAGAAGAGGGATCCAGACCTCCCGATGACCCCCTGGAAGTTGTCTCGATGTATCTGCTGAAAGATGGTgctcaaatgaaaataaatcatAACAGAGAGACCAGCGGGGGGAAGGATGAATTCCAGTCTCAAGATCTAAGCCTATATCAAGATGAGACTGACAAAAAGAAACTCAATGAAACGGACGCGATATGCCATGATGTAGCAGAGGTAACTAGTACAGAATGTCACAAATTGAGCCACAAGGAGCACCCTCTAAGCATGAATCAGGAGGAGCTGGATGCAGCGCTAAGAAGGGTATCTCAGGACCCTAATCTGGATTCTCAAAAGAAAACATATTTAATGCAGAATTTGCAAGTGAG CCAATGGACTATAATGCAAAAGATGCACAGCCAGGATTCTGTGGGGAATCATGAGGGAGATATCCCAGGTCAAAGTCCTTCTTATCGAGATCCTCTTGGAGCAATTTTTGGTTGCAAGCACTATAAGAGAAACTGTAAGCTTCTCGCTCCATGTTGCGATAAGCTCTACACGTGCATACGTTGCCATGATGACCTAACAGACCATTCAGTGGACAG GAAAGCTATAATGAAAATGATGTGCATGAAATGTATGGTAATTCAGCCAATTGGGCAGAAATGTATGAGCCAATCTTGCAATGGCTTCTCCATGGGAAGATACTATTGCAGGATTTGCAAATTGTTTGATGATGGACG GCAAATATACCATTGCCCTTTCTGCAACTTGTGCCGGGTTGGGAGGGGACTGGGTGTTGATTATTTCCACTGTATGAAATGCAATGCTTGTATGGGGAAGGGTCTCGTTGTACATATATGTAGAGAGAAGTGCCTGGAGGATAACTGTCCGATTTGCCACGAGTACATCTTTACATCAAACTCTCCAGTCAAGGCACTTCAATGTGGTCATTTGATGCATTCATCGTGTTTTAAG GACTACACTTGCTCTCACTATACTTGCCCTATCTGTAGCAAGTCACTTGGTGACATGCAG GTGTACTTCCGGATGTTAGACGCTCTGTTATCAGAACACCAAATCCCAGAAGATTCTGGTCGGACTCAG CTTATATTATGCAATGACTGTGAACAAAGAGGAACGACCTCATTTCATTGGCTTCACCACAAGTGCTCATATTGTGGTTCATACAACACGAGGATTATCTGA
- the LOC121765253 gene encoding zinc finger protein BRUTUS-like At1g74770 isoform X3: MNKEDDVSQMFQDLISSIGTVQTMICHHMHKEEEQVFPLLIEKCSAEEQSHLVWQYMCSVPTILLEEILPWTTFYLSSDEKLDVLHCIKLIVPNERLLQEVIISWIQQESSSSGANSIYGKRHQLLTRLSNRDIQKLYPLQISSDQEQQFKKACSVSKSYVEEPVKGIHIWHAALRRDLNQILEELFHIISSNCSSSVPSVFVQLKFIADILIFYSNSLDKIFCNLSNLEAENSKSSCNPLIDECQIKVLRRLLLYESQGPTQLENSVEMLYQELKSLVRGLGKNLLLLETEVFPSITTSCTIEMQMWLLQACLYMMPLGLLRCTVTWFSSHLTENQSKSIIKSVELGCPAISKTFTSLLCEWVRIGYSGKFSAEKFRENLEEMFNGRSFYLAEQNRQKTVFSDWMFNTNSTTKIKMCADFPSSPASEDTGEHDTFNPSEMNIRIFFSQKFKRMPQLHRTLVEADHATSSTLKSRPMDAVFYFHRGLIKDLEYLVSLSAKLAADVGFLTEFKKRLKLLRTIYQIHSDSEDGIAFPALESKGALRNISHSYSIDHKLEFKYFTKTSIILEEVSELHDQLGSNETRARLDKLFLEIHHTCLSMCKVLCDHMYREEVEIFPLFSESFSIDEEEKIIGHMLGRTRAEMLKTVITWLMAHLTSVEQHAMMSIWLKVARNTKFDEWLREWWEGMTEHTVSTVEEGSRPPDDPLEVVSMYLLKDGAQMKINHNRETSGGKDEFQSQDLSLYQDETDKKKLNETDAICHDVAEVTSTECHKLSHKEHPLSMNQEELDAALRRVSQDPNLDSQKKTYLMQNLQVSQWTIMQKMHSQDSVGNHEGDIPGQSPSYRDPLGAIFGCKHYKRNCKLLAPCCDKLYTCIRCHDDLTDHSVDRKAIMKMMCMKCMVIQPIGQKCMSQSCNGFSMGRYYCRICKLFDDGRQIYHCPFCNLCRVGRGLGVDYFHCMKCNACMGKGLVVHICREKCLEDNCPICHEYIFTSNSPVKALQCGHLMHSSCFKDYTCSHYTCPICSKSLGDMQVYFRMLDALLSEHQIPEDSGRTQLILCNDCEQRGTTSFHWLHHKCSYCGSYNTRII, encoded by the exons ATGAACAAAGAAGACGATGTATCTCAGATGTTTCAAGATCTTATTTCTTCGATTGGTACTGTGCAGACCATGATTTGTCATCACATGCATAAAGAAGAGGAGCAG GTTTTTCCTTTGCTGATTGAGAAATGCTCGGCCGAAGAGCAGTCTCACCTCGTCTGGCAGTATATGTGCAGTGTTCCCACTATACTACTGGAGGAAATTTTACCATGGACTACTTTTTATCTTAGTTCAGATGAAAAACTAGATGTCCTACATTGCATAAAGCTTATTGTGCCTAATGAAAGACTACTTCAGGAG GTAATCATTTCCTGGATTCAGCAGGAGAGTTCTTCGTCGGGTGCCAACAGCATATATGGAAAGAGGCATCAACTTCTAACTAGACTATCCAATAGGGACATACAAAAGCTATATCCACTTCAGATTTCCTCTGACCAAGAACAGCAATTCAAGAAAGCATGTTCGGTCAGTAAGAGTTATGTGGAGGAACCCGTCAAAGGTATTCATATTTGGCATGCTGCTCTGAGAAGAGATCTCAATCAAATTCTTGAAGAATTGTTCCATATAATAAGCTCAAACTGTTCCTCAAGTGTGCCTTCAGTTTTTGTCCAGCTCAAATTCATTGCAGATATCTTGATCTTCTATAG CAATTCTTTGGACAAAATATTCTGTAATTTGTCAAATCTTGAGGCCGAGAATAGCAAATCTTCGTGCAATCCACTTATAGATGAATGCCAGATTAAAGTTCTCCGAAGGTTGCTGCTCTATGAATCTCAAGGTCCGACACAACTAGAAAACTCTGTGGAGATGCTTTATCAGGAACTGAAATCCCTTGTAAGAGGGCTGGGAAAAAACTTGTTGCTTCTTGAAACTGAG GTTTTCCCATCCATTACCACAAGTTGCACCATTGAAATGCAAATGTGGTTGCTCCAGGCATGCCTTTATATGATGCCACTCGGGCTGCTAAGGTGCACTGTTACTTGGTTCTCGTCTCATTTAACTGAGAACCAGTCAAAATCTATTATAAAGAGCGTAGAGCTTGGATGTCCAGCAATAAGTAAAACCTTTACTTCTCTACTATGTGAATGGGTCCGCATTGGTTATTCAGGTAAATTCTCAGCTGAAAAATTTAGGGAAAATCTGGAAGAAATGTTCAATGGCAGAAGCTTCTACTTGGCTGAGCAAAATAGACAGAAAACTGTATTCTCTGATTGGATGTTCAACACAAATTCAACAACAAAGATAAAGATGTGTGCTGACTTCCCGTCTTCTCCTGCCTCTGAGGATACAGGAGAGCATGACACATTTAATCCAAGTGAGATGAACATCCGCATATTCTTTTCTCAGAAGTTCAAAAGAATGCCACAACTTCACAGAACTCTTGTGGAAGCTGACCATGCTACTTCCTCGACTCTCAAATCTAGGCCCATGGATGCTgttttttatttccatagagGTCTAATAAAAGATCTGGAGTACCTTGTCAGCTTATCAGCTAAGCTGGCTGCAGATGTCGGATTTCTCACTGAGTTTAAGAAGCGCCTCAAGCTTTTGCGTACCATCTATCAAATTCATAGTGACTCGGAAGATGGCATTGCTTTTCCGGCTCTGGAGTCAAAGGGAGCACTTCGAAACATAAGCCACTCCTACAGCATCGACCATAAGTTGGAATTCAAATATTTCACAAAAACTTCCATAATCCTGGAGGAGGTGTCTGAATTGCATGATCAGCTCGGAAGCAATGAGACTAGAGCGCGGCTGGACAAGTTGTTTCTGGAAATCCATCATACATGCCTGTCTATGTGTAAGGTACTATGTGATCACATGTATCGTGAAGAAGTTGAGATTTTTCCTTTGTTTAGTGAAAGCTTCTCcattgatgaagaagaaaagatCATAGGCCATATGCTAGGGAGGACGAGAGCAGAGATGCTGAAGACAGTAATAACCTGGCTAATGGCTCATCTAACTTCTGTTGAACAGCATGCCATGATGTCTATATGGCTCAAGGTTGCTAGAAACACGAAGTTCGATGAATGGCTACGAGAATGGTGGGAGGGTATGACGGAACATACTGTATCCACAGTAGAAGAGGGATCCAGACCTCCCGATGACCCCCTGGAAGTTGTCTCGATGTATCTGCTGAAAGATGGTgctcaaatgaaaataaatcatAACAGAGAGACCAGCGGGGGGAAGGATGAATTCCAGTCTCAAGATCTAAGCCTATATCAAGATGAGACTGACAAAAAGAAACTCAATGAAACGGACGCGATATGCCATGATGTAGCAGAGGTAACTAGTACAGAATGTCACAAATTGAGCCACAAGGAGCACCCTCTAAGCATGAATCAGGAGGAGCTGGATGCAGCGCTAAGAAGGGTATCTCAGGACCCTAATCTGGATTCTCAAAAGAAAACATATTTAATGCAGAATTTGCAAGTGAG CCAATGGACTATAATGCAAAAGATGCACAGCCAGGATTCTGTGGGGAATCATGAGGGAGATATCCCAGGTCAAAGTCCTTCTTATCGAGATCCTCTTGGAGCAATTTTTGGTTGCAAGCACTATAAGAGAAACTGTAAGCTTCTCGCTCCATGTTGCGATAAGCTCTACACGTGCATACGTTGCCATGATGACCTAACAGACCATTCAGTGGACAG GAAAGCTATAATGAAAATGATGTGCATGAAATGTATGGTAATTCAGCCAATTGGGCAGAAATGTATGAGCCAATCTTGCAATGGCTTCTCCATGGGAAGATACTATTGCAGGATTTGCAAATTGTTTGATGATGGACG GCAAATATACCATTGCCCTTTCTGCAACTTGTGCCGGGTTGGGAGGGGACTGGGTGTTGATTATTTCCACTGTATGAAATGCAATGCTTGTATGGGGAAGGGTCTCGTTGTACATATATGTAGAGAGAAGTGCCTGGAGGATAACTGTCCGATTTGCCACGAGTACATCTTTACATCAAACTCTCCAGTCAAGGCACTTCAATGTGGTCATTTGATGCATTCATCGTGTTTTAAG GACTACACTTGCTCTCACTATACTTGCCCTATCTGTAGCAAGTCACTTGGTGACATGCAG GTGTACTTCCGGATGTTAGACGCTCTGTTATCAGAACACCAAATCCCAGAAGATTCTGGTCGGACTCAG CTTATATTATGCAATGACTGTGAACAAAGAGGAACGACCTCATTTCATTGGCTTCACCACAAGTGCTCATATTGTGGTTCATACAACACGAGGATTATCTGA
- the LOC121763834 gene encoding putative germin-like protein 2-1 — MKMGFGLCAILLVSWASIAYASDPGQLQDFCVAVPDSSSAVFVNGKFCKDPNMVVADDFLRQGLNNAGNTSNQLGSAVTAVNVNQLPGLNTLGVSLARLDFAPYGINPPHTHPRATEAFLLMEGTLYVGFVTSNPADPAQKNKLFTKYLYPGDVFVFPQGLIHFQFNVGKTNAVAFAGFGSQNPGTITIANAVFGSDPKINPDVLAKAFQVEKNIIDYLQAQFWSNNN; from the exons ATGAAGATGGGTTTTGGTTTGTGCGCCATTTTGCTTGTTTCATGGGCTTCGATCGCCTATGCATCGGATCCAGGCCAACTTCAGGATTTCTGTGTTGCTGTTCCTGATTCCAGTTCAGCAG TTTTTGTGAACGGGAAGTTCTGCAAGGACCCGAACATGGTGGTCGCGGATGATTTCCTCAGACAGGGTCTAAACAATGCCGGAAACACATCCAATCAGCTTGGATCGGCCGTGACTGCAGTCAACGTCAACCAACTCCCCGGGCTCAACACACTGGGTGTTTCCCTGGCTCGTCTCGACTTTGCCCCTTATGGGATCAACCCACCCCACACCCACCCACGTGCCACCGAAGCGTTCCTCTTGATGGAAGGCACTCTCTACGTGGGGTTCGTCACTTCCAACCCGGCCGATCCGGCCCAGAAGAACAAGCTCTTCACCAAGTATTTGTACCCTGGAGACGTCTTCGTCTTCCCACAAGGTCTCATCCACTTTCAGTTCAACGTCGGCAAAACCAACGCGGTTGCATTTGCCGGTTTCGGCAGCCAGAATCCGGGTACCATCACCATTGCCAATGCGGTGTTTGGGTCGGACCCCAAAATTAACCCGGATGTGTTGGCTAAAGCTTTCCAAGTTGAGAAGAACATTATCGATTACCTTCAAGCTCAATTTTGGTCCAATAATAACTAG